The Heyndrickxia acidicola sequence CTATACTGTCACCTTTCACCATTCTGTTTCAAAGGAAATTGACGAAATATGGAACCGATTGGAAGCAGCAAAGGATGCAGCGAAATGGGATCCTTACTTAATTCTATATCATGTCCTGGATAAAATTGTAGATAATTATTTTCCCATTATCTATCAATTGGAAGATGAGCTTAACCATATAGAAGCCAATTCAACAAAGCAGTCCATGGAGGACTTGCTCGAAGGCTTATTTGCGATACGCCATGATCTATTGGCAATGAGGCATTCCGTAACACCGATGAGTGAACTAGTCTATCGAATGTTAAATTCCCATCGCTTAACTGGAATTAAGAAGAAAACAGCCTATTTCTCTGATATATATGACCATTTGCTTAAAATATCCAGTTTAATTGATGCGAGCAGAGAAATAACAGCTGACATCCGGGACAGCTATTTATCCATGAATGCACATCAAACCAATAAAGTTATGAAGGTACTCACAGTTATCACGACCATCTTCATGCCATTAACACTCATAGCAGGAATTTACGGCATGAACTTCAAATATATGCCTGAGCTCGAATGGAAGCCTGGTTATTTTTTTACCCTTGGCTTAATGGTTGTCATCTCGTCAGGCATGTGGTTATGGTTTACCCTTAAGGGCTGGTTTAAATAATTTTGTAAAATAATTTTTTATTGAGAGGTGGACGCAGTAATGTATATTTCCTGTTTTGGCGACAGCATTACACGCGGGGTATCATATGCAAAAGGTCGGCTAAGAATCATTAAGCAAAATTACCCCTCCTTCTTACAGCAGTTGTTTCATACAGCACCGGAAATCATTATACAAAATAAAGGTGTTTTCAATGATAATTCAAATCTCCTAATTCAAAGGCTTGAAAAAGATATCCTTCAAGAAAAGCCTGATTTAGTTCTCATTTGTATTGGAGGAAACGATTGTAACTTTAAATGGGATGAAGTAGCTTGTGCTCCTGATGACAAGCATATTCCTATTGTCCCCATTGAATCCTACATCAAAAATGTAAAAACCATTGTGAGCAAAATCAGGGACAAAGGCATTGCTCCTATTCTAGTAACACTTCCGCCTCTTGACCCCACAAGGTATTACCGCTTCATTTCCAATACTCACGGAAATGCTATCAGCCACTGGATTAGCTTAGTTGGAGGAATTGAGCATTGGCATGGACTTTACAATCGAAGCCTTAATGCTCTCATTCAGCAGATGAATGTTATGAGTATTGACGTACGCAGTGCTTTAAAAAAAGCAGGAGATTTAAAAGGCTTGATAAGTGATGATGGAATTCATCCAACACCTGAGGGGTATTCCGTTATAAGCCAAAAAATTCACAGCGATCTCATTTCACGCATATTCCCTGCCTGCCTATGATAAGAAAAGCGGAGGCGCCTGGCTCATCGGCGTACGGATTTCAGAGTCTCTGACTGAGATAAAGGAAACACAGCGAGGTCTTTTACGAGCTGATGTTGACTTATCGTAGGGAGGGGACGCAGAAATCCGCTAGCCGATAGGCGCTGAAGCTGGACACTAAGAAAAGCGGAGGCGCCTGGATCATCGGCGTACGGATTTTAATAAAACATTTTATACTTTGTTATCCTTTTAAAAAAGACTGCACCCAAGGCTGTCTTTTTTAGTGAATTGATATTATTTTTTATGCCTATTTTCAATATATTTGTTTCTTTCTCCTCCATCAGCCAGTTCTTCTGCGAACTCTGCATTTCGTTCATCCTTTTTCTTGCCGAACTTTAGCGTGTCTTCTCCAAGATTATTGTTTGTAGCCGCCTCTTCATTCCACTTTTTCACTATTTCTCTCCTCCTGAACATAAAACATTACCTGCCTGTCTCCTTTATTGTCCATGGAAGAGATTTATTTATACATAATTAAATATAAGCTGTAATTCTGAATGATGAACGGACTCCCTTAGTGCCTAATTTACCTTGAAACAAATTAGGCATTTTTATTGCTTGGGCTGATTTTGAAATTGAACCTTCCTTATGATGCCGCATCCAAGTCTCCTGCCAGCATCCCCTGCAGGCTGAGTACGGTAGTCATCGGGGCTTTCATGAATGATAACTGATTTCCCAATAACTTCCTCTACTGTAAATTTATTTGTAAAGAATGACATCCTTGCATAGCCATTATTTGAAAAAAGAGCTGGAAAATCTCCTGCATGGTTTCCATGCGGCTGGTTATGAGGATTCCAGTGCCCGCCTGCTGCCTCGAAAGGTGTTTGAGGATCTCCTACTTCACAAGTCCCATTTTCATGAATATGGAAGCCATGAGGCCCTATTGGTTTTTTTCCGTCTTTTGCAGGCTGGTAGGCCGGAAGTCCAAATACTTCTGCAAAAACCTCTGTTCCATGAGGGTTTTCCATAAAAAAGACATTACCCTGAAGCTGACTGGCTAAGGGTCCTCCTGTAATTTTTGCAAGAGCTACCGTAGACGGGGCTCTGAATGGTACGTATGAAGGCGTAGGGTAATAATAGTATCGATTATGATAATTAACCATCGTGAACATCCCTCCCTATTTAGTGCATCTGCCTAAATAATATGAAAGGATGCTTATCCATGTGAGTTTGATTTTAGGTCTGTTAATCCTGAGTGTCGTTGTCCGCTCAGGCACTTGTTTTTCAAAGCAGGAGTCTTATGTATCAGCTCTAAACAACATGAGCATAAATCTATATTTTGTCTGCCTTCAAGGCAATTTTTGGTTAGTAATTCACAGGTTTTACGACCGAACCTGTGAATATTATCAAATAGTACTAAAGTTTACGAGAAGAGCCTAAGTCATGCATTTAGTCTTGCCTGCGGTCTTCTTTAATCCACTTCAAGATATTTGCTTCCTTCTCTGATAGTGAGCCTTGGCAGTTCATTTTTCTCAATAAACATTTGAACAGACTCAGGATTTGTTTTTGAATACTCCCTTAAAGTCCAGCCCATTGCTTTCTGGATAAAAAATTCCTTGCTGTTTGCATTTAATAGGATGTTTCTATATAGGCGTTCTTCATCTGTATTGCCTTTGTACTTAAGCTGAAATAAGATAGCTGTCCTCCTCAGCCACATATTTTCATCCACCGCCCACTGATCAATTTGCTCTATCAGCTCCGGGAAACGCGAAGCAAGCGTCCCTATAAAGTTAGAAGCCAGAGGATCAACGGTATCCCACCATGACTTGCTTGTAATGAAGCTCATCAACAATGCCAAATGAGAAGGATCCAGCTTTCTCAGAAATTTCGATCCGTAATCCAGTGCTGCATATTGATATTCCCGTTCAGAGAGTCTCCACACTTCCTTCACAAAATCAACGTAGAAATCTTTTTTAAGGATTCCTGTTTTTAAATAAAACTCCTTCATCAGATCCCTTCTTACAGGTGCTTTAATTCCCAAGAATATAAAATGGTTCTTCATATACTTTTCCATTGAGGCTGCATTCTCTTTATTTGCCCGCTCTTTAAACAAACTTTTCAATACTTCTATATCTCCCACGCTTTTTTCTCCTTTTTTGGTTTGTTTTACTGTATTCTATCGCTCTTCATAATGACACAGAAAAGGCTCTAGATCCTTAACTAGAGCCTTTACAGATACCTCTATTTTATTGTATTTTCCTTCCTTGCTGTGATAATGCAAAATAAATACCATACTGTAAATTAGTAAAGCAATGAAATTTTGAAAGGTTAAAGTTCGTCTCCGTAATAGCAATCCCTAGCTGCGGAGAAATTCCTACAAGAATGGTCTGAGTACCAATCAGGGAAGCTGATGAAGCGAGTTTGTTGAGAAATTCAATAGTATACTGGCTAATTTCCTTATTTAAACCTGTTAAATCCAGTATTAAATACTCTGCACGATACTTTGGAAGGTTAAAAAGAGTAGTCTGGATCAAATCCTCTGAACGGTTCTCATCATATTTTCCCAATAAAGGGACGACAACAATTCCTTCGAGAACGGGAATGATGGGGGAGGAAATTTCTTTTACCAGTTCATTTAACTCCTGAGTCCGCTCATCAACGAGTCTTTCAAGAGAGATAATCTGCTGTGCCTGCTCCTTTCTTGCCAAGTCATGTATATTTCGCTCAATTGTTTGTTCTGATGGAAAAAATTCAAATTCGCAATAGGGTTCCCCTTCAATTTGACTCTTGTTAACACGATACCAAATATTCATTCCATACAGACCGGTCAGCATTCCTGCAAAATGTCCAGGTATAAATGTACCGTATTGTTCTTTTCCTTGTGCTTTATTAATTTGGTATTCCCAGCTGTCTTTCATTTGAATGATTGCCTTATTCTCTTTTTGGCAAATGCTTTTAACGGTGATCTTGCCCCATCCGGCGGATGCATATGTATTAGGAAGAACTTCCGCTACCTCTTTAATGGAAAAATTTTGGCTTTTAAAATAATCCCCTACCACAATTCCCTGCCTAAAACCTGTTGTTTCCAAAACGATTCGCGCAGATTCATGGCCAGACACTTCTTCAATCGTATCAAAAAAAGATTTCATAGCACTGGAAATCCAAAATAGAACAGCCGCTTCTCCTTGGAAGTTGAAATTGCCTTCCTCCGTATTCCAGGAAAAGTTTTGTCCAGCTACAGTTACCTCTGTTATTATTTTACCTTTACTCAACTCTTCTTCCATTTACAGGTACATCCTCTCATTCTCTGTTTCTATTATAAAATTTATTTTTTTCTTGTTCCTGTTCATTTCCTTTTGGGGTACAAGATTGCCTCGGGATCCAGGGGGATTCCGAGGCACATACTCCTGCTGAGGTCTTCCCTAACTCATTTTCTATACAGGACTCTCGCGCCTTCCACTCCAATCAATCTAGTTTTACAATCTACATCGATTTTAAGAATACCTTTTTTTTATAAATTCAAACTTTCCAGATTGATGCTTTTCCTGCAGCTCCTTTGAGTCATTTGTGCATAAGCATGCTATTTAGGAAAGAATCTATACATTTTATTCTAATACACCAGGTAAAAATGTTCAAAAAAAAACCCATAGTCAGACAGTCTTTTTACCTATAAATCATTCAAAACCAATTATAAAAATTTCATACTATGCTTTTCATTTCATACTTTGCCAATGTTCACATGTAATGCTGTATAAATTGTGATGTTCCCATAAACCATTAATTTTCAGGTAATACTCCGAGAAACCGTCATATCGAAATCCCGCTTTTTCCAAAACTCGTATGGAGCCTTTGTTTCGAGGCAATACCGCTGCTTGTACCCTATGCAGCCCTGCAGATCCAAAGGCGAATTGAATAGCCAAACGAACAGCTTCTGTAGTCAACCCTTGTCCATTATATTTCTCATCCAAGGAATATCCCATTGTACAGCTTTCCCACGCTCCCCAAACAACATTGCTCAAATTAACCCTTCCAATGAGCAGGTTACTGCTATTTAAGAAAACACCAAAGCCGTAGCCTAATTCCATTTCCCAATTCTCTTGCAGCTTCTTTAGTGCTTCCCGCTGGCCTTCTAGAGTGTAGAGCGATCTAGGAGCAATGGGTTCAAAAGGCTGAAAGAACTTACTATTACGTAGTTTAAAATCCAGTAATGGCTGAAGATCATCCAATGTTAATTTTTGAATATAGATACGGTCAGAAACCAATCGCATACATCTCACCTCATGAAATTTTATTAAATGAACCTTCCTCTAAATTAACTGAGGATACAATTATACTGTTACTGTTCTACGATACCACTCATCTATTGATTAACACGTATGAATTCTCTTTAAATTAAAAAAAAGGACGTATCCAAAACACACGTCACTGTCCTCTTTAATAATTTTTCATAACTTTAATTCAATGAATGACCGGGTATATTTTTTGGTAAAATAATTTCCCAGTAATAAGCAAATGATTCCTGAAAAAATCAGCAGCAGCAAATAATTTTGCGAGTAACCATTAAGGGAGTCATCGAGCCTCTATCGTTTTAATAATAAAGCCATGCAGCAGATAAACTATAAGGTTCTTTGCCCAATAACCGTTAATTTAAATTCTGCCTTTGGTACAAGCGATAGAAATCCGAAGGTTACATCAAAGGCAGTGCATATTGGCCTGCACGTATAAATCCATCCCAGAAATGTTCCTCCCCCATTCCCGCATAAGACTGTGAGCCTAACAGCCAGGGCACTGCATCCTTAGGAAAAGCAACTCCAAAAACCACTAGCGTCACTGAAATGATAGTCAGTCCCAGCGGAAGGGAAAACTTGGATTTTTCCAGATTTTTAATATGCTCC is a genomic window containing:
- the corA gene encoding magnesium/cobalt transporter CorA, with protein sequence MIRTIAITKTHQIVKGKPIEEILSDDYLWYWIDFDQPAEEEIAKLRSPLNFHPLAIEDCIHTLQRPKLDYYDEYTFFVMHCILPYNLEKEELNLFLGETYTVTFHHSVSKEIDEIWNRLEAAKDAAKWDPYLILYHVLDKIVDNYFPIIYQLEDELNHIEANSTKQSMEDLLEGLFAIRHDLLAMRHSVTPMSELVYRMLNSHRLTGIKKKTAYFSDIYDHLLKISSLIDASREITADIRDSYLSMNAHQTNKVMKVLTVITTIFMPLTLIAGIYGMNFKYMPELEWKPGYFFTLGLMVVISSGMWLWFTLKGWFK
- a CDS encoding SGNH/GDSL hydrolase family protein; the encoded protein is MYISCFGDSITRGVSYAKGRLRIIKQNYPSFLQQLFHTAPEIIIQNKGVFNDNSNLLIQRLEKDILQEKPDLVLICIGGNDCNFKWDEVACAPDDKHIPIVPIESYIKNVKTIVSKIRDKGIAPILVTLPPLDPTRYYRFISNTHGNAISHWISLVGGIEHWHGLYNRSLNALIQQMNVMSIDVRSALKKAGDLKGLISDDGIHPTPEGYSVISQKIHSDLISRIFPACL
- a CDS encoding superoxide dismutase family protein, with translation MVNYHNRYYYYPTPSYVPFRAPSTVALAKITGGPLASQLQGNVFFMENPHGTEVFAEVFGLPAYQPAKDGKKPIGPHGFHIHENGTCEVGDPQTPFEAAGGHWNPHNQPHGNHAGDFPALFSNNGYARMSFFTNKFTVEEVIGKSVIIHESPDDYRTQPAGDAGRRLGCGIIRKVQFQNQPKQ
- a CDS encoding STAS domain-containing protein, whose amino-acid sequence is MEEELSKGKIITEVTVAGQNFSWNTEEGNFNFQGEAAVLFWISSAMKSFFDTIEEVSGHESARIVLETTGFRQGIVVGDYFKSQNFSIKEVAEVLPNTYASAGWGKITVKSICQKENKAIIQMKDSWEYQINKAQGKEQYGTFIPGHFAGMLTGLYGMNIWYRVNKSQIEGEPYCEFEFFPSEQTIERNIHDLARKEQAQQIISLERLVDERTQELNELVKEISSPIIPVLEGIVVVPLLGKYDENRSEDLIQTTLFNLPKYRAEYLILDLTGLNKEISQYTIEFLNKLASSASLIGTQTILVGISPQLGIAITETNFNLSKFHCFTNLQYGIYFALSQQGRKIQ
- a CDS encoding GNAT family N-acetyltransferase, with protein sequence MRLVSDRIYIQKLTLDDLQPLLDFKLRNSKFFQPFEPIAPRSLYTLEGQREALKKLQENWEMELGYGFGVFLNSSNLLIGRVNLSNVVWGAWESCTMGYSLDEKYNGQGLTTEAVRLAIQFAFGSAGLHRVQAAVLPRNKGSIRVLEKAGFRYDGFSEYYLKINGLWEHHNLYSITCEHWQSMK
- a CDS encoding DNA alkylation repair protein; the encoded protein is MGDIEVLKSLFKERANKENAASMEKYMKNHFIFLGIKAPVRRDLMKEFYLKTGILKKDFYVDFVKEVWRLSEREYQYAALDYGSKFLRKLDPSHLALLMSFITSKSWWDTVDPLASNFIGTLASRFPELIEQIDQWAVDENMWLRRTAILFQLKYKGNTDEERLYRNILLNANSKEFFIQKAMGWTLREYSKTNPESVQMFIEKNELPRLTIREGSKYLEVD